The Magnolia sinica isolate HGM2019 chromosome 3, MsV1, whole genome shotgun sequence genome includes the window GGAAGCAAGAAAAAGAAGGATGACCAATCACGAGATAATCGATGTCCCAGCAAGCGGCCTGACAGTAAGTTCAAGTCATACACTCCCCTTAACAAGACACTTGAGCAAGTATTGATGGAGATTCATGACAAACTCATCCTTAAATGACTGAACAAGATGAAATCCGATCCTGGTAAAAgaagtaaaaataaatactgcTATTTTCATTGGGATCACGACCATTTGACGAGCAATTGTTTCGACCTCAAGGAGGAGATCGAAGCGCTCATCCGGGGAAATTCGCACTATCTTTAAAGGTCTCGCTGGTGGAGGAGATTCGAACCGAGCTCAAAAAGCCCACATAAGGAGAATCAGTCATTCCAACTCCGAACGAGAAATCCTTACCACCAGCAGACCTTTAAAAGAACAAAACATAGTAACCTACAGCCTGACTTCACCGAAGAGGATGCTCGATGAGTCCATCATCCGCACAACGATGCGCTTGTGGTTACGATGACCATAGCCAACCGCAAGGTATTCCGAATCTTGTGGATACAAAATCCTCGGCCAACATCCTCTTCACGCATGCATTCGACAAATGGGGGTCGGACAGTCTGGACTCCAAGCCGTCAGGACTCCTTTGCTCGGATTCTCAGAAGGCAAAGTTATACCCAAAGGATCGATACAGCTTCCGCTCACCGCCGAAGATGGACAAAACCAAGTAACCACAATGATTAACTTTTTAGTGGTGGACTGCCTGTCTGTCTACAATGTGATCCTCGGCTGACCCTCCCTTAACGCCGTGTGAGCTAAGTTTTGACCTATCACCTGGCGATGAAGTTTTCGACCAAGCAGTGTGCTGGATTGGTCAGGGGAGACCAACATGAAGCTCGACAGTGCTACATGATGGCGCTGAGAGCTCAACAGCAGACGATGACCATCGCCCCTCTAGACCCCCAAGAAGATATTGGAGAAAGTGGTTGTCCTGCGGAGCACCTCATTCCCATTTCACTCGACAGTTTTGATCCATCTAGAATGGTCCAAATTGGGTTGTCTCTAACATCTCCACTACGGGACGAGATTGTGAACCTCCTTCGACAATATGCAGACGTCTTCACATGGTCCCATGAAGATATGCCTGACATCGACCCAAAGGTCATTGTCCATTGACTAAATGTCGACCCTAACCACCAACCGATTCGATAGAAGCACAAAACACTCGGCCCCGAGCGATACGTGGTAATCGGAGAAGAGGTCGACAAGGTCctcaaagctagatttatggaggagATCTATTATCCAAACTGGATAGCCAACATCATCTTGGTTAGAAATTCCAATGGGAAGTGGCAGGTTTGTGTTGATTACACTGACCTGAACAAAGTCTATCCCAAAGATAGTTTTCGTCTTCTTAGAATTGACTAGCTTATCGATAGTACAGCAAGGTAAGAGCTGTTGAGTTTTATGGATGCCTTTCTGGTTATAACCAAattatgatgcatccatacaataAGTCATAAACGACCTTTGTTACTGATAAGGGTCTCTACTGTTATAAGGTCATGCCCTTTGGACTGAAAAATGTCGGAACTACCTATTAGCAACTTATCAACAAGATGTTCGCCCGCCAAATCGGATGGTCAATGGAAGTCTACgtggatgacatgctcgtcaaaagcattagAGCCACAGATCATGTATCCAATCTCAGGGAAATGTTCCTAATTCTTTGAGAATATCAGATGAAGTTGAACCCGAACAAATTTGCTTTTGGGGTTAGCTCGGGAAAATTCCCCAGCTTTTTGGTCATCCAATGGGGAATCGAGTCAAACCCTGAAAAAATTAAAGCTCTTCTCGACATGAATTCGCCAAAATGACTAAAGATGTCTAGAgtcttataaaaaaaaatcaccactCTTAATCGCTTTGTATCTCGGGCTACGGACAAGTGCCTCCCCtttttcaaacagttgaaagggaagCAGGTCGTAGACCGGACAAAGGAATGCGAGATGGCTTTTCAACAACTCAAGCGGTACCTGGGGTCGCCACCATTGCTTTCCAAACCTGATAAAGGGGAACCGTTGTTGTTGTATTTGGCAATTTCAAATGCGGCAATCAGCTCGGCCTTGATTAGGGAACATGGAGGGAAGCAACTCTCAGTGTACTACGTGAGCAAGGCCTTGATCTCAGTCGAAATAAGGTATCCATGCTTGGAAAAACTATCATTGGCATTGGTTATTTTATCTTGTCGGTTACGGCCGTATTTTGaagcccacaccatcattgtccCGAAAAATCAACCTCTCTGTCAAGTGTTGCATAAGCCTGAAGCTTCAGGAAGGCTGACCAAGTGGGCGATCGAGCTAAGTGAGTTTGACATCAAGTACTAACCCCGAATGATAATTAAGGGTCAAGCGGTGACCGACTTTATTATAGAGCTCACCCCAGCACATGGATAAGGATCTGAGCCGAGCCATCAATCCGAGCCAAGTTTAGATTTGACCATTCAGGCCGACCCGAGCCATTAGTCTAATCCGAGCTTAGATCCGGACATTCAGGCTGCGTTAGAGCTGATCTCGAGCATTTCGTTTGAGCTAACATCCAATTAAGGCTATCAATCTCAACCGACCTCCATGCCCGATCATCAGGTCGATCCCAACCTGCCAATGTGGACGTTATATGTTGATggttcatccaattctaaagcTAGTGGGGCCAATATAGTCATGGAGACTCCAGATTGCGTATGTGTtcagtatgccttaagatttgaatTCCAAGCCTCCAACAATGTAACAGAATATGAAGCTCTGCTAGCCGGACTTAGGTTGGTGGCCGCCATGGGAGCCCAACACCTTAAAGTTTTTAGCGATTCACAGCTATCGGTAATCAATCAAATAGCCGACGAATATCAAGCCAAGAAGGAACACATGAAAGTGTATCTACTGAAGGCTAAAGAACTAATGGATGGGTTCCAGAAATGTAGCATCGGCTTGATCCCCTGAGTAGAGAACTGTAAAGCTGATATGTTAGAAAAACTGGCCATTGTGACAAAAGATGATATCCCAAGGTCAACTCTGATTAAATTCCTTACCAAACCGAGCATCAGTGAATTCGACCTTGCTTTGGCTCTCTCAATAAGCTCGGAGTCAACGTGGATGGatccgattatcgatttcctcaAGGAAGATAAGCTACCCGAAGATTGCTCGGAAGCGCACGGGTTACAAACCAGGGCAGCTCGTTACACCATGGTCAATGACATCTTATACAAAAAAAAAGGTTCTTTCTCCCCTATCATAGATGTCTCTGACCGGATGAAGTCAAGTATGTCCTAAGGGAAATCCATGAAGGTATTTCCGGGAACCATTCTGGTGGACAAGCCTTATCTCATAAGATCATCCTACAGGGGTATTATTGGCCGACCATCCAGGCTGATGCTTGGCAGTCTACTTGGAAATGCGACAAATGCTAATGATTTACAAACATACCTCAAAAACCACCCTAAGGTTATCTCCTATGGTTGGGCCATGACAGATCGCTCAATGGGGAATCAACATCATTGGTCCCCTACCAAATGGCAAAGGTCAAATCAAGTTTGTCATAGTTGCGGTCAGCTATTTTACGAAATGGGCTGAAGCTGAGCCTTTGGCAAAGATTACCGAGTAGAAGATAACAAATTTTGTTTGGAAGAACATCATGTGTAGGTTTGGAATCCCTTGCATGATTGTTTCTAATAATGGAAAGCAGTTCGATAACAAGCAATTCCAAGGAATGTGTGAAAACCTCGGGATTCAGAATATTTACTCCTCACCACAACATCCACACGCTAATGGACAGGTCGAGgcggtcaacaagatcatcaaacatcATCTCTGGACCAAGCTCGAGAAAGCTAAAGGAGCATGGGTAGACGAACTCCCCAACGTCCTCCTAGCGTACCGAACTACAACCCAGACGGCCACTGGGGGAACCCCTTTTTTCTTAGCCTTCGGAGTTGAAGTCGTCACTCCAGTTGAAATTGAGCTCCCAATTGCTTGGAACGGATCTTATGATGAACAACAAAATTTTAAGCTAATGGCACTGGATCTCGACCTTCTCGAGGAAAGAAGAGAACAAGCTCGGATTAGGACTGCAATCCGACAAATGTAAATTGGTTTGTTTTTACAATGTCAGGGTAAAAGTTAGGAGGTTCCGAGCTTAGGACTTAGTTCTTCGAAGAACCTTCCAAAACACTAAAGAACTTGGCTCAGGAACCTTAGGCCCTAACTAGGAAGGACCTTATGTGGTAATAAGTACAAGTCGACCTGGATGATACCACCATGAAGATCTCGAAGGTCAGTTCCTACCTCACCCATCGAATGTTGAACACCTCAAGATTTATCATTCCTAAAGAACCGACCTATCTCAACTGCATAGTTTACCATGTACTGGTCATGTTCAAGTTAGTGCAACAAAATCCTGCAGTTTGTTTCCTACTTCCATGGCTACAAGTGATCATCTACTGAGAATCTACAGAGGGATCCCCATGATGTTTGGCGAGAACATCCCCTACTCATGCACCGACCTTTCAAGAAAAGGTTGGGTCCTACACTACTAGCATTCACATGCCTAATAAGTAGAAAGCTACTAAGGGTTCTCCTCACTATGAGGAATAGAAAACCTTGATCGATTGGTCGGCTCCTAAAAGAAGGGGTGGACCTTCAACGACTCTTACGGTTGAGGTTTCGACGGATCGATCGATCTTTCGAATTCCACCTCCCTACTTATACAAAATTCAGCATACAAACATTGTGCTAATAGAAAAGTCTGATTTATTAATGAAGCCCCAAGGGgcacattacaaaaaataaaaaaaagggacAAATGAGCTAGTGCTCAAGCTTCGGGGGGCTGGTTGTCGTGTGTATCCTCGGCCGAGGTCTTAGACTCAGAGCTAGTATCATTAAAAGTCGATAGCTCTAAATCGGGATACATCCCCTTGACCTCTTTAAGGCTCTCTATGAATgcttgttgagtgtcaaatattgaatatttttttccatttatatcttggttttatgaacatgatactgcttaatgttatattttatacatgtttgtgttgtaaggtgaatatgagagcttggattgaaaagaatgctaaaagtatggatttaatgttcaagaatcaccaaggcaaaagatagatcttaggagaccaagaatgaagaatttacatgccaaagatccaaggaaaccaagtacaaaggatggagaaaagactggCAAAAGTATAAGTTAAACAGAAGAAAAATTAGACAATTCAGTCCCACCTAAGCCaactttggtccgaccgaaatcaTACAAAATAGTCCagtaaaaaattaagattttcaggcttaattcggtcccacctaagccaCTAAACCAAGTTCGGTCccacctaagtactctgcacataAACT containing:
- the LOC131238879 gene encoding uncharacterized protein LOC131238879 codes for the protein MALRAQQQTMTIAPLDPQEDIGESGCPAEHLIPISLDSFDPSRMVQIGLSLTSPLRDEIVNLLRQYADVFTWSHEDMPDIDPKLKGKQVVDRTKECEMAFQQLKRYLGSPPLLSKPDKGEPLLLYLAISNAAISSALIREHGGKQLSVYYVSKALISVEIRFGIPCMIVSNNGKQFDNKQFQGMCENLGIQNIYSSPQHPHANGQVEAVNKIIKHHLWTKLEKAKGAWVDELPNVLLAYRTTTQTATGGTPFFLAFGVEVVTPVEIELPIAWNGSYDEQQNFKLMALDLDLLEERREQARIRTAIRQM